The genomic window GCCCGCGGGCGCTGGCGGGTGAGGGGGGGTCCcggtttttttggggggttgccGATGTTTGGGAGGGTCCCCGATGTTTGGGGGTCCCCCCCGATGTCCGTGTGACCCCCCcggcccctcccccccccccagaCGGGATCCCCTTTTTCCGCTCGGCCAACGGGGTGATCCTGACGCCGGGGGACGCCCAGGGCCGCATCCCCCCCAAATATTTCCTGAGGGTTCTGCAGCTGCGGCCGCACCGTGAGGGGGACCCCAAAACCGGGGGGGattggggggctcagggggacccCAAcactgggggtttggggggctgAGGGGGACCCCAAAACTGGGGGGGATTGGGGGGCTCGGGGATTGGGGGGGATCCCAGAACTGGGGGGGATTGGGGGGCTCAAGGGGCTTGGGGTGACCCCAAAACCGGGGGAGTTTGGGGGGACCCCAAAACTGGGGGGGATTGGGGGGCTCGGGGGGACCCCAAAACTGGGGGGGGCTCAGGGGGAattggggggctcagggggttCGGGGGGGACCCCAAAACTGGGGGGGactggggggctcagggggacctCAAAACTGGGGGGGATTAGGGGGCTGAGGGGGACCCCAAAACTGGGGGGGattggggggctcagggggcttGGGGGGACCCCAAAACCGGGAGGAATTGAGGGGCTGAGGGGGTTTGGGGAGACCCCAAAACTGGGGGGGACTGGGGGGctgagggggtttggggggatcCTAAAAATGGGTGGGattggggggctcaggggggttGGGGGGACCCCAAAACTGAGGGGGATTGGGGGGACCTCGGGGATTTGAGGGGGAGTTGGGGGGCGCTGAGGGGGTTTTGGGCAGACTCAGGATTTGGGGGGGCTTTGGGGGGTCCGGGGTTGGGATTGGGGGGGGGGTCAGGATGTCGGGGGTCCCGTTGCCATGGCAACagctcctctttcccctcccgTAGGGTGTGAACTGCCCCTGGACGGGCCCTGGGATGAGGGGGGGGAGAGACCCCCGGACGAGGATTTGGGGGGGGTctgagccccccgagccccccagacATCAATAAAAGCCCCCCTGAGCACCACGAGCGTCACATGGCCGGGCTCAGACTCAactccccctccccaaataACGCCCGGAGGGACCCGGGACCCCCCCAGTCCCCCCCAGTCCATctcagtccctcccagtccctcccagtcccatcccagtccatcccagtaTCCCCAGATCGGATTTCACACAAAATCTCCTTTATTGCCGCATCCGCCAGGACCTGGGGGGATCCCGCGGGGGTCCTGGGGGTGGTTTAGGGGGTCCCACGGGGTGTCCCGGGGGTTGCCccgggggttttggggggtcccagggCGGGTCCcgggggttttgggggtcccgggggttgCCCCGGGAGTTTTGGGGGTCCCGGGGCGGGTCccgggggttttggggggtgtCCCGAGGGTTTTGGGGGTCCCGGggagggtcccgggggtccctcAGCAGATCCCGCACGTTTCCCTGCGGCCGAAGCGGCGGTGCCGGGGGTCGAGGCTCCgctccagctcctcatcctcctcctgcgCCCTGCGGGGTCGGGGGGCGTCGGGGCGGGCCGGACCCCCGGAAAAACCCCCGGGACCGTCCCGAGACCCCCTGGGATACCCCCGAACCCTCCCGGgaccccccgggacccctccccggtgtccccaccTGGTCTCGCGGCGGTGCCGGTCCCGCACCAGCCGGTCCCGCCGGTtcaccagtgccaccagttCCTCCAGTAAGAGCTGCTCGCGCTGGCGCTGGTCCGGGGGCTTCTGCCACTCTGGGGGGGGACCCCAAAGGTCCCCAAAGGTCCCCAAAGCTCTTTGTCCCCtcccccccggtgccacctTCTGCCCTCGGCATCCGCCGCGTCCCCGAATGTCCCCAGGCGTTCCCGGTGTCCCcttgtccccaatgtccccagtgtccccaaaggtcccgcctGATGTCCCCCGCCGTGTCCTCCCcacccccagtgtccccaaatgtccccccGTCCCCTCGAtgtcccccctgtccctcctgtcccggtgtcccctcgATGTCCCccctgtcccggtgtcccctcgatgtcccctgtcccctgtcccctgtcccggtgtcccctcgATGTCCCccctgtcccggtgtcccctcgATGTCCCCCCTGTCCCGGTGTCGcaccctctgtccccagcagcccccgcAGTTCCCGGCTCAGCAGCTCAAAGCGCCGCTCCAGGTCCCGCTCCTGCGCCCTGGGGTGACACGAGGGGACAGAGAGGACACGGAGGTGTCACCGCGGCTGGCGGagccccccgtgtcccccccccggtgtccccagtgtcccctcgCGGGGGCTGGAGCCGGGCCCGCCGCgctgggggggcacagggaggggacgGAGGGGACACGGAGGGAGGGTggcgctgtccccgcgctgtccccgcggtgtccccgcggtgtcGCCGCTGTCccctcacagcagctgcagctggtcCTGCCGCCGCACCAGCAGATTCCGCTGCTGCACCAGCGCGAACCAGTCCCGGAGCAGCCGCTCCTCGCGGGCGGGGTCCGcgcctggggacagggggacatcggggacattggggacatcggggacactggggacatcaCGGGATGGTGGCCCGCGCGCCCCCGGTGTCACCACGATGTCCCCATGTGCCCCCACTGTCCCTTCTTTTCCCACGTCCTCACATGCCCggtgtcccccccgtgtccccagtgCTCTTTctgtgtccccaatgtccccaaagcccccccagtgtccccatgtccccccctgtccccagtgtccctgctgtccccaaagtcccccagtatccccagtgtccccctactgtccccagtgtccccaataTCCCCATGTCTCCCCAACctccccactgtccccaaagtccccccactgtccccaaagcccccccagtgtccccatgtccccggtgttcccagtgtccccagtgtccccaatgttcccggtgtccccagtgtccccaatgtccccagtgttcccagtgtccccccagtgtccccccagtgtcccccccagtgtccccagtgtccccggTGTTCCCAGagtccccagtgtccccagtgtccccagtgtccccggtgttcccagtgtccccaatgtccccagtgtcccaaATGTtctcagtgtccccagtgtccccactgtccccagtgtccccagtgtccccagtgtccccgctgtcccctcacCGCTCTCCATCAGGTCCCGCAGTTCCCGCTCCAGCTCCGGGGCCTGCGCGTCCAACCGGGCCTGGTCCTGCTCCAGGGCCACCAGCTCGGCCGCCACccactgtccctgtcacccaTGGGACACCAGTGTCacccccagggccaccccagagccacccactgtccctgtcacccGTGGGACACCAGTGTCACCCCCAGGGCCACccactgtccctgtcacccGTGGGACACCAGTGTCACCCCCAGGGCcaccctctgtccctgtcacccctgggtgtccctgccctccccccaaTGTCCCCCCTCCCCCATTGtccccccccgtgtcccccttACCCCGCTCTCCTCCTCGGGGGGTCCGGGGGCTCCTTTGGGGTCTCTGAGGGggggggaggggacacgggggtgaCCCCGAATCCCCCCGGGGGGGTCCCACGGCCACGCCCCCCCCCGCGACACCCCCAGCACTCACCGGAGGGGGGAGGGGCCGGGGGGGGTCCCGATGtcaccctggggacagaggggggGGGTCAGGGACCCCCACAGTGGGGGGGTCTCACCttgggggtcccagggggtCTCAGGGGGGTTCTGGGGGGGGGTCTCACCTTCGGGGGGGGGTCCCGGCCCCCCCGCGGGGCGCCGCAGGTCGGGGTCCCGCAGGTGGGGGAGGCTCCTGGAGCGGGGGGGGGGGCgtgggccgggccggggggggGCGGGGCACAGCCGCCCCCTCCCCAAAGGCTGCGGGGGGGTCCTGGGGGCGCCCCCCCCTCCTGAGGGGCAtttggggggtcctgggggggcTCCCCCCCCTCAGTGGGGTCCGGAGGGCGCCCCCCCCTCCGTGTCCCCAATCTGGGGgggctccccctccccagggtccatgggggggtttgggggcgCCCCCCCCTCGAGCTGGGGGGGGTCTGGGGGGGTCTTTTGTGTCCCCCCCTCGGTGACGCTGGtttgggggtcccgggggggcTCTTGGGGCTCCTCCTCGCTGGAGCCGCTCTGGGGGCACGGGGGGGTCCCCCGGGGGGGTCCTTTGGGGGTCCCCCTCGGTGACGTCACTCAGGAGCTCTGGGGGTGTCCCCTCCTCgatggggctgctctgggagtCCGCGGGGGTCTCTGGGGTGGTCTTTTGGGGGTCCCCCTCAGTGACGTCACTCCGTGATTCCGGGGGTGTCCCCTCCTCGGCAGGGCAGCTCCGGGGGTCCGCGGGGGTCTCTGGGGGGGTGTTGGGGGGTGTCTTTTGGGGGTCCCCCACGGTGACGTCACTCCGTGATTCCGGGGGTGTCCCCCCCTCGATGGGGCTGCTCCGGGGGTCCGTGGTGGTCTCTGGGGGTCCCCCCTCGGCCGGGCCActccgggggtcccggggggtctccgggggggtccccgggggggTCCCCAGCAGCGCGCGGACCTGGCTGAGGAAGGTCATGACCCCGAGGCTGTCGGAGGGTCTCCATGTCCGAGGGGTCCAGGAGCCGCGGGACCCCCAAGGCCGCGAAGGCATCGAAAGCCTGGGGGgggggcagggagagaaggggggGGTCAAGGGGGGGGACCCCCAACCCTGGAGCCCCCCCGgggcccccccagccccccccccACTCACGCGTTTGTTGTTGCCaccgggggtcccgggggtccaGAGCGGCGAAGTCGCTGGGGGGGGACAttgagggggggggggggctttGGTCACTGCGGGGGGTCCTCGAGTGAcacaaaccccccccaaaactCCCTCCCCCATTCCCAGGGACCCCCCAACATCCCCGGGGTGCCCCCCCCACCCATGGGTGCCCTACCCCCGAATTGCTCCTCAAATCCCCCCCGtcccccccggtgtccccccgaAATGCCCCCATGTCCCCCCCCCATCATCTCAggaccccccaaacccctccccagcccctcccccccgccccccacCGAGCCCCCCCCCTCACATTTCCTGGGGTCTCAGCCGGTGCAGGAGGGCGCAGAACCCCAACCCGCTGCTCCAGGACCCCCCGAAATCGGTGACGGCGACCCCCCGGGTACCCGGCCGTGACCCCCTGGCACCAGGCCAGGAGCGCCCCGCGACCCCCGGGGGGGCCCTGGGGGGGGGCACGGGGGAGGGGGGGTCAGCACCGCCACACCCAGAGACCCCCCAGAACCCAGAGACGCCCCCAGCACCCAGAGACCCCCCCGGGCACCCAGAGAcccccacagcacccagagaCCCCCCCCGGAACCCAGAGACCCCCCCGGGCACCCAGAGACCCCcccccacagcacccagagaCCCCCCCGGAACCCAGAGACCCCCCCCAGACCCAAAAGGAGGGTCCCAAACACCCACCACCCATGTGGGACCCCCCTTTATGGGGgacccctcctcccccagcgCCCCAAGGGGAGGTCTCGGCACCCCCAAGCCCCAGAGACCCCCCAGACCCAATTTGGGGGGGCAGAACAGCCCCAaagagcccccagccccatggGACCCCCCCCCCATACGATGCCCCCCCTCCATTCTGGGGGTCCCCACTCCCCCCCTTGGGGGCTCCCCAAActtccccccccctccccaatTCAGGGGGTCCCgagccccccctcccccactcacCGCGGTGATTTTGggggggggctccggggggtCCCTCCGTGTCCCCAAAGTGGGGGGGTCCCCCCTGGGGGGGGGCGCTGGGGGAGAGGCGGGTCAGGGACCCCCGGGGGGGGGCTGGGCTCGTGTCACCCCCCCCCGGGGATtggggggacaccggggggcttggggacactttggggacactttggggacaGGTTGGGGACCCACCTCGGGGCGCAGGGGGGGCGCCCCCCGCCCTGTGAGCCCCCCCCCTCGTCCTCGGGGTCACTCTCGAAGTCCCCCAGGTCGGCCACGTCCCCGGGGGGGCTCAGGCTGGTGACACTCTGCATGTCCGCGTCCCTGGGGGGGACAGTGTCCCCAGGGGGTCCCCAAATGTCCCAAAGCCCCTCAATGTCCCCAAGACCCCCCCATGGTCCCCCAAGTCGTTGTGTCACCCTaaatgtccctgtgtccccctaCTGTCCTCAGAAaccccaatgtccccaatgtcccccaatgtccccagtgtcccttcaatgtccccagtgtccccccaaTGTCCCCATCCCCTGTAATGTCCCCATTaccccaatgtccccaatgtccccaatgtctCCCATGTccccccaatgtccccagtgtcccttcaatgtccccagtgtccccccaaTGTCCCCATCCCCTGTAATGTCCCCAATGTCTCCCCATCCCCAATATCCTCAAtgtccccccagtgtccccccaacgtccccccagtgtccccagtgtccccaatgtcccctcagtgtccccaatgtcccccaTGTCTCCCCatccccaatgtccccaatgtccccaatgtccccctgtccccaatgtcccccatgtccccccaatgtccccagtgtcTCCCCatccccaatgtccccagtgtccccagtgtcccctgtccctaCGTGGGGTGTCCTCCAGCAGGACCAGCCCGCGCAGCCGCAGCCGCAGCGTGGCCGCCGCCACCCTGCGGGTCCTGGGGCGCAGGGACAGCGACACCggagtgtcccctgtccccgccAGGCGCGCCAGCTCCAGCGGCGCCGCCGCCACCACCGAGCGCCGCCCGCGCGACTCctgcggggacaccgggggggtCACCGGGGACACCCGGGGGACATCCAGGGGATacccaggggacacccagggagaCCTGGGGACATCCAGGGGACACCCAAGGGAcacccagggatgcccaggggccacccaggggacacccagggacacccacaCCAGGGACCCCAGTGtcaccccaaaaaacacccagggacacctgaggacccccagggaccccccagaGGCACCAGGGGACACCAATGACACCCTGAGGGACCCCCAATGACACCCCAGGAGATCCCGATGTCACCCAGGGGGCACCAACGTCACCCAGGGACCCCCTAGCTGTTTCCGAGGTGTCCCCCCCGATTTTGGGGTGTTCCCCCCCCGGTTTTGGATGTCCCCCCCGTTTTTAGGGTGTCCCCCCCATTTCGGGGTGTCCCCCCCCCCGGTTTTGGGTGTCCCCCGCCCCCCTCACGTTCACCACGAGGAAGTTCCAGGATTTGTCATCGAAAGGTGGCggcctgggggtcctggggggcacggggggggTCAGCGGTGGGGTCACAGAGAGGGGGGACTCgaggggggggtggggggacaTCGGGGGGGTTTTAGGGGGTCTGGGGGGGTCTCACGTACCCGGTAAAGCGTCACGACCACCTCGAGGGTCTCGGGCACCACCCACACCACCATCCCCCGCTGCGGGTTCTGGATGCCCGGCTGCCACCTGCGGGGCTGCACCCCGGTaagggacccccgggaccccccccaaaccatccctgacacccccgggacccccgggaccccccccgggaccccccccgggacccccaaaCCATCCCTGACCCCCCCCCGGCTGCCACCTGCGGGGCTGCACCCCCGGTaagggacccccgggacccccccgggaccacccccaaaccatccctgagccccccgggacccccccaggacccccaaaccatccctgacacccccgggacccccgggaccccccgggaccccccaaACCATCCCTGAGCCCCTCGGGAtccccgggaccccccccccgggaccccccctCGGGACCCCCCCAAACCATCCCTGACCCCCCAGCTGCCACCTGCGGGGCTGCACCCCCAATCAGAGACccccccccgggaccccccccaAACCATCCCTGACCCCCCAGCTGCCACCTGCGGGGCTGCACCCCCCCATCAGAGACcccccaccccgggacccccccaaaCCATCCCTGACACCCCCGGGATCCCCCCGGGACCCACCCCGGACCCCCAAAACTATCCCTGACACCCCCCGGCTGCCACCTGCGGGGCTGCACCCCCCCCTCAGAgacccccccgggacccccccgaACCACCCTGAGAccccccccgggaccccccccaGATTTCCCGGGATCTTCAGAGACCCCCAAAgacccccccggccccgcccccacCCTTGGAGCAGACCCTGCGGTGCCGCCGGCTCCAGACCACGCTCACCCTGTCGGGGGTCctgggggggcggggggggggtcaggacacccctgggacccccccgggacccccaaaCCGACCCCTCCAAACTGAGCCTCCACAAACTGACCCCCCCCAAACGGACCCCAACTGAGCCCCCCCAACCTGAGACCCCCCCCAAACCGACCCCCAAAATGACCCCCCCAAACTGATCCCCCAAACTGAGCCCCCCAACCTGACCCCCCCAAACTGAGCCCCTCCAAACCCCCCTGCCCGCCGGGACCCCCAAATTCACCCCCCCAAATCTTCACCCCCCTCCCCTAACTCTGATCCCCCctcccccaaattcccccccGGGACCCTCCAAACGcgccccctccccctcccccactcgCGGAGGGGGGGTCGCGGCTAAATTTGGGGCCGGGGGGGGAAACCGGACACCcccgggtgggggaggggaggggggaagttCCCCTCCTCCCCCGGGTCTATTTTAGCCCGACCCCATTTAAGGACATTTTAAACCCAAAATGAACCCGgggggggggatttggggggctttggggtgtcctggggggGTCACAGAGATTTTTGGGGGTCTCATTGATgtggggggtcccggggggtttggggggctctgggggtgtccCGGGGGGGGGTTGGGCTGTCCGAGGGTCTCggaggggtttttgggggggggtcctgtggggtttttttgggggggtctcAGGGGTTTGGGGGTGTCCTGGGGGGGGTTGGGGTCGCCTCCCCCACCCTTGGGGGTCTCAGAGGATTGGGGAGGTTCGGGGGGGGTCCCgaggttttgggggggggggaattCCATAAATTTGGGGGGA from Prinia subflava isolate CZ2003 ecotype Zambia unplaced genomic scaffold, Cam_Psub_1.2 scaffold_208_NEW, whole genome shotgun sequence includes these protein-coding regions:
- the EHBP1L1 gene encoding LOW QUALITY PROTEIN: EH domain-binding protein 1-like protein 1 (The sequence of the model RefSeq protein was modified relative to this genomic sequence to represent the inferred CDS: deleted 3 bases in 3 codons), producing the protein FGGVPGVHGERLEAAAARGEARGQGALRGHPGGAAAGGGGRMPRRWQPGIQNPQRGMVVWVVPETLEVVVTLYRDPQAATFDDKSWNFLVVNESRGRRSVVAAAPLELARLAGTGDTPVSLSLRPRTRRVAAATLRLRLRGLVLLEDTPRQDADMQSVTSLSPPGDVADLGDFESDPEDEGGGSQGGGRPPCAPRGDPPTLGTRRDPPEPPPKITAGPPGGRGALLAWCQGVTAGYRGVAVTDFGGSWSSGLGFCALLHRLRPQEIDFAALDPRDPRGNNKRAFDAFAALGVPRLLDPSDMETLRQPRGHDLPQPGPRAAGDPPGDPPGDPPGPPEWPGRGGTPRDHHGPPEQPHRGGDTPGITDLWGGGGCAPPPPGPAHAPPPAPGASPTCGTPTCGAPRGGRDPPPKGDIGTPPGPSPLRDPKGAPGPPEEESGGQWVAAELVALEQDQARLDAQAPELERELRDLMESGADPAREERLLRDWFALVQQRNLLVRRQDQLQLLAQERDLERRFELLSRELRGLLGTEEWQKPPDQRQREQLLLEELVALVNRRDRLVRDRHRRETRAQEEDEELERSLDPRHRRFGRRETCGIC